The Nonlabens spongiae genome contains a region encoding:
- a CDS encoding efflux RND transporter permease subunit: protein MRKVLAYFIKHHVAVNVVIAAFIIFGIIGMLSLKSSFFPLVESKIITINVVYPGASPQEIEEGVILKIEDNLKGIEGIDRVTSASRENSGTITVEILKGYDIDFMLLEVKNAVDQVPSFPIGMEPLIVAKQESSRPTIVFALSGNNVPLKTLKSLARDIENDLRGMDGISQISIAGYPDEEIEIAVNENTLLAYNLTFQEVAEAVASSNILTTGGNIKTDREEYLIRANNRNYYGDELNYIPVRTTEQGTTVYLKDVAIVRDRFEESPNATYFNQERAVNITVTSTNSEDLIGSADKVKEYIEDYNKRFTNVQLNVVRDLSTTLNQRTDLLTENAIIGMGLVLLFLSIFLNTRLAFWVAAGLPIAFLGMFIFAGQFDVTINVLSLFGMIIVIGILVDDGIVIAENIYQHYENGKDPIQAAVDGTMEVIPPILSAIITTILAFSTFLYLDGRIGEFFSEVSVIVILTLIVSLVEALIILPAHLAHSKALQPRSDEPKKGIARAFQKMRKVNDYGDRVMNWMRDNLYAPALRFTIKFKLLVFAIFLGALILTIGAVGGGIVGVTLFPSIPSDQVSVTLEMPNGTAEKITDSIIASIEEKAQIVNREFTKEYLKSADYPDSVELFENIIRAQTSASSANLSINLLPGESRPETVTSPMVANRLRELVGRIPGAESITFGSGGNFGGSPVAVSLLSNNIEELKAASEDFKEILESNPLLKDITDNDPAGIKEIKMQLNDNAYALGLNSQSIMSQVRAAFFGQEAQRFQRGQDEIRVWVRYDRDNRSSIKDLDELRILTPAGNRVPLRDIASYTIERGDVVINHLEGRREILVSADMKDPKASATDILTDIRENVVPKLQERYPTITPNYLSGQAREAEKISSSAGFVFPLVLLLIYFVIAFTFRSGTQPIMLILMIPFSFIAVAWGHFIHGFPVNILSMLGIIALIGIMVNDGLVLVGKFNNYIKDGLEFDEALYEAGKSRFRAIFLTSLTTIAGLAPLLLEKSRQAQFLKPMAISISYGIAIATLLTLLLLPLFLSFGNNMKVWLHWAWTGERPETSDVTSVAKEQEQIEEYNEEE, encoded by the coding sequence ATGAGAAAGGTACTCGCTTATTTCATCAAACATCATGTAGCTGTAAATGTGGTTATCGCTGCATTTATCATTTTTGGTATTATCGGGATGTTATCGCTCAAATCATCCTTTTTTCCTTTAGTAGAATCAAAGATCATAACGATTAACGTGGTCTATCCTGGAGCTTCGCCTCAAGAAATTGAAGAAGGTGTTATTCTTAAAATCGAGGACAATCTTAAGGGGATTGAAGGTATAGATCGTGTTACTTCGGCTTCGAGGGAAAACTCCGGAACCATTACAGTTGAAATATTGAAAGGCTACGACATTGATTTCATGCTTCTTGAAGTTAAAAATGCCGTAGACCAAGTCCCATCGTTTCCTATAGGAATGGAGCCGCTCATTGTGGCAAAGCAAGAATCGTCTCGTCCTACTATTGTTTTCGCTTTAAGCGGAAATAATGTCCCCCTTAAAACACTAAAAAGTCTGGCAAGGGATATTGAAAATGACCTGAGAGGGATGGATGGAATTTCCCAAATCTCTATTGCCGGTTACCCAGATGAGGAGATTGAGATAGCGGTCAATGAAAATACTTTGCTGGCGTATAATTTGACTTTTCAAGAAGTAGCAGAAGCTGTTGCAAGTTCTAACATTCTAACCACGGGTGGAAATATAAAAACAGATCGGGAGGAGTATTTAATACGGGCAAATAACAGGAATTACTACGGTGATGAACTTAATTATATTCCCGTGCGCACCACAGAACAGGGAACGACGGTTTATTTAAAAGACGTAGCCATTGTAAGAGATCGATTTGAAGAGTCGCCTAACGCTACTTACTTCAATCAAGAACGCGCTGTAAACATTACGGTTACCAGTACTAATTCTGAAGATCTAATCGGGAGTGCAGACAAGGTAAAAGAGTACATCGAGGATTATAACAAGCGATTCACTAACGTACAGCTCAATGTTGTTAGGGACCTGTCTACTACCCTCAATCAAAGAACGGATTTGCTTACAGAAAATGCGATTATAGGAATGGGTCTAGTGCTACTATTTTTATCTATTTTCTTGAATACCAGATTAGCTTTTTGGGTGGCTGCAGGTCTTCCGATAGCTTTTTTGGGTATGTTCATCTTTGCGGGTCAATTTGATGTGACTATAAATGTTCTATCTCTTTTTGGAATGATTATCGTCATAGGTATTCTCGTGGATGACGGGATTGTAATTGCTGAGAATATTTATCAGCATTATGAAAATGGCAAGGACCCCATTCAAGCTGCCGTAGATGGAACCATGGAGGTAATACCACCCATTTTAAGCGCGATAATTACTACGATTCTAGCATTCAGTACATTTTTATATCTGGATGGACGTATAGGTGAATTCTTTAGTGAAGTTTCGGTAATCGTTATTTTGACCCTCATTGTATCATTAGTTGAAGCATTGATTATCTTACCTGCACACCTTGCACATTCTAAGGCATTACAACCACGTTCTGATGAGCCTAAAAAAGGTATCGCCCGAGCATTTCAAAAAATGCGCAAGGTTAATGATTATGGAGACCGTGTAATGAACTGGATGCGTGATAACCTGTATGCACCTGCTCTTAGATTTACCATCAAATTTAAATTATTAGTTTTCGCCATATTCCTTGGAGCATTGATTCTCACTATAGGAGCTGTAGGAGGAGGAATTGTGGGAGTGACTTTGTTTCCCAGCATTCCCAGTGATCAAGTGAGCGTTACGCTCGAGATGCCTAATGGAACCGCGGAAAAAATTACTGATTCCATTATCGCGAGTATTGAAGAAAAAGCACAAATCGTCAATCGGGAATTCACTAAGGAATATCTCAAAAGCGCAGACTACCCAGACAGCGTTGAGTTGTTTGAGAACATAATAAGAGCGCAAACCTCGGCTTCTTCTGCAAATCTTTCTATTAATTTATTACCTGGAGAGTCTCGACCTGAAACCGTGACTTCACCTATGGTTGCTAATAGACTGCGAGAACTCGTGGGCCGCATACCGGGAGCTGAAAGCATCACCTTTGGTTCGGGAGGGAATTTTGGCGGCAGTCCGGTGGCTGTTTCCCTTTTGAGTAACAATATCGAGGAATTAAAGGCTGCCTCTGAGGATTTCAAGGAAATTCTTGAAAGTAATCCATTGTTGAAAGATATTACGGACAACGATCCCGCTGGTATAAAAGAGATCAAGATGCAACTTAACGATAACGCTTATGCTCTGGGTCTCAACTCCCAGAGTATCATGAGCCAGGTGCGCGCGGCGTTTTTTGGTCAAGAGGCACAGCGTTTCCAGCGCGGTCAGGACGAGATCAGGGTTTGGGTACGTTACGATCGGGACAACCGTTCCAGCATCAAAGACCTAGATGAATTGCGCATACTTACCCCTGCCGGTAATCGAGTTCCATTGAGAGACATAGCAAGTTATACTATTGAGCGTGGTGATGTAGTCATCAATCACCTTGAGGGGAGACGCGAGATTCTCGTGAGTGCAGATATGAAGGATCCTAAGGCTAGCGCTACTGATATACTCACTGATATTAGAGAAAATGTCGTCCCAAAACTTCAAGAGCGTTACCCTACCATCACACCAAATTATTTAAGTGGACAAGCTCGTGAAGCCGAGAAAATAAGTAGTAGTGCGGGATTTGTATTTCCGCTCGTCTTGCTTTTGATCTATTTTGTCATCGCCTTTACCTTCCGCAGTGGTACGCAACCTATTATGTTGATTTTGATGATTCCTTTCAGCTTCATCGCGGTCGCTTGGGGGCACTTTATCCATGGTTTTCCCGTGAATATTCTATCTATGTTGGGAATTATCGCTCTCATTGGGATTATGGTAAACGACGGCTTGGTATTAGTGGGTAAATTCAACAACTATATCAAAGATGGGCTTGAATTTGACGAAGCACTTTATGAAGCTGGAAAGAGTCGTTTCAGAGCTATCTTTCTTACTTCGTTAACTACTATCGCTGGTCTCGCACCCCTTCTGCTTGAAAAAAGCAGGCAAGCGCAATTTCTTAAACCTATGGCGATTTCCATTTCTTACGGGATCGCCATCGCTACACTTTTAACGCTGCTATTATTGCCTTTATTCTTAAGTTTTGGTAATAATATGAAAGTTTGGTTGCACTGGGCGTGGACGGGTGAGAGGCCAGAAACTAGTGATGTCACTTCCGTGGCAAAGGAGCAGGAACAAATTGAGGAATACAATGAGGAGGAATAG
- a CDS encoding NAD(P)/FAD-dependent oxidoreductase, with translation MQVDNIIVGSGISGCCLAWRFYFNSRSFVMISDRLKSSSSVAAGVYNPTILKRFTSVWKGEEQLDSAIPFYKKIEGELNAKLLHPISIYRRFHDKREVVTWCKKSAKSDLSRFMVDQPLKNVQVHGIDAPHGFGEVTETGWLDTVAFMAKTIEFFKSRNQVLLSSFDYDQLQVKGESLSYNDFTSNQIFFADGYRITDNPYFNNLPIQGNKGEVLTIKVPGLKLDHIIKSSVFLMPYKDDLFWVGATYDRHNLDYNASASGLEFLTSRLERFLKLPYEIIDHKAGIRPTTQDRRPFLGSHADHKNVICFNGMGSRAVLMAPWAASQLYDHVFHDKPLPPEIDIARFQV, from the coding sequence ATGCAAGTGGATAATATCATTGTTGGTTCCGGTATTTCAGGCTGTTGTTTAGCTTGGAGATTTTATTTTAACAGTCGTTCTTTCGTGATGATAAGCGATCGATTAAAGTCTTCTAGTTCTGTTGCAGCTGGAGTTTATAATCCTACAATTTTGAAGCGGTTTACAAGTGTTTGGAAAGGCGAGGAGCAACTGGATTCTGCTATTCCATTCTATAAAAAAATAGAGGGGGAACTCAACGCAAAATTGCTTCACCCCATATCCATCTATCGACGGTTTCATGATAAAAGAGAGGTGGTTACTTGGTGTAAGAAATCCGCTAAGTCAGACTTGAGTCGTTTTATGGTTGACCAGCCTCTGAAAAATGTGCAGGTTCATGGAATAGATGCTCCTCATGGGTTTGGTGAAGTTACTGAGACTGGCTGGCTTGACACGGTCGCATTTATGGCTAAAACGATTGAGTTTTTTAAATCCAGAAATCAGGTGCTTCTCTCATCGTTTGATTACGATCAATTACAAGTTAAAGGTGAAAGCTTGAGTTATAATGATTTCACGTCTAACCAGATCTTCTTTGCAGACGGTTATAGAATAACTGACAATCCTTACTTCAACAACTTACCTATTCAAGGCAATAAAGGAGAAGTTCTTACTATCAAAGTGCCAGGTCTCAAATTAGATCACATTATTAAATCTTCCGTTTTTCTGATGCCTTATAAAGATGACTTGTTTTGGGTAGGTGCAACCTACGATCGCCACAATCTTGACTATAACGCATCCGCAAGCGGTCTTGAGTTTTTAACATCAAGATTGGAGCGTTTTCTAAAGTTGCCTTATGAAATTATTGATCACAAAGCAGGGATTAGACCTACTACTCAAGATCGGCGTCCATTTTTGGGAAGTCATGCTGATCATAAAAACGTGATTTGTTTTAATGGTATGGGAAGTCGTGCTGTTCTGATGGCGCCTTGGGCTGCATCGCAACTGTATGATCACGTTTTTCACGATAAGCCACTCCCGCCTGAAATCGACATTGCACGTTTTCAAGTTTGA
- a CDS encoding efflux RND transporter periplasmic adaptor subunit produces the protein MRKFIVILVSLAIIAGAVIGAKYLIDNKKAPEKKTTKEVKIVETDTIQNRTVEITIPSNGNLQAKQRIELYSEVTGVFQNTGKLFRAGQEYRKGETIISINNQEFYAQVLSARSDLNNQITAIMPDLRLDYPDSFQQWQEYLDNWNQSSSTPALPEPVNDKERYFITGRNIYTTYYSLKNLENRLGKFTIRAPFNGILTEAMVSEGTLVRNGQQLGEFIQKGTYEMSVAVSAEFGDLLKLGEKVNLTNVMGTKTYEGEVTRINGKVDQATQTITTVIEVSDPSLKEGMYLSANLNAQQVENAVELDRELLQDGNQIFSVSDEKLKLISVTPVHFSEETMVLKGLENGTVIISKTVPGAYEGMLVKSADKDERETVDGDASASRRRQASGDRGKADTSNAGTQQ, from the coding sequence ATGCGTAAGTTCATTGTGATTCTCGTTTCCTTAGCCATCATTGCTGGCGCAGTTATAGGAGCTAAATACCTCATAGATAACAAAAAAGCTCCCGAGAAAAAAACTACCAAGGAGGTCAAAATCGTGGAAACAGACACGATTCAAAACAGGACTGTAGAAATTACAATTCCTTCAAATGGTAATCTCCAGGCTAAGCAACGCATTGAACTGTATTCTGAGGTGACCGGCGTTTTTCAGAATACGGGTAAGTTGTTCAGGGCAGGTCAGGAATATCGTAAAGGTGAGACCATTATTTCTATCAATAACCAAGAATTCTATGCGCAAGTTTTAAGCGCACGCAGCGATTTAAATAATCAGATCACTGCTATTATGCCTGATTTAAGATTAGATTATCCAGACTCCTTCCAGCAATGGCAAGAGTATCTAGATAACTGGAATCAAAGTTCTTCGACACCGGCCTTGCCTGAGCCAGTCAATGATAAAGAAAGATATTTCATAACTGGTCGTAATATTTATACGACATATTACAGCCTCAAGAATCTAGAGAATCGATTGGGGAAATTTACCATTAGAGCGCCTTTCAATGGAATTTTGACAGAAGCTATGGTTTCTGAAGGAACTTTAGTCCGTAACGGTCAGCAATTAGGTGAATTTATACAAAAAGGTACTTATGAAATGAGTGTTGCCGTTAGTGCTGAGTTTGGGGATTTACTTAAGTTAGGTGAGAAGGTAAACCTTACAAATGTAATGGGTACCAAGACTTATGAAGGCGAGGTTACCAGAATTAATGGTAAAGTCGATCAAGCGACTCAGACCATAACAACGGTTATTGAAGTAAGTGATCCTTCATTAAAAGAAGGTATGTACCTCTCAGCAAATCTCAATGCTCAGCAAGTGGAGAATGCGGTTGAACTCGACCGTGAATTACTTCAAGACGGTAATCAAATTTTCAGCGTTAGCGATGAAAAACTGAAGTTAATCAGCGTCACTCCAGTACATTTCTCTGAAGAAACCATGGTTTTGAAAGGTCTGGAAAATGGTACTGTCATCATCTCAAAAACAGTTCCAGGAGCTTATGAGGGTATGCTAGTCAAATCAGCAGATAAAGATGAGAGAGAGACTGTAGATGGTGACGCTTCCGCGTCGCGCCGTCGGCAAGCCTCTGGCGACCGAGGGAAAGCTGACACTTCTAACGCCGGTACTCAACAGTAA
- a CDS encoding GIY-YIG nuclease family protein: MLEFVVYVLWSPAHGKRYVGMTSNLIKRFASHNKLGTKGWTIRYRPWKVVHVEFYETKRDALLREKLLKTGKGREWIDSNVDFK, from the coding sequence ATGTTGGAATTTGTTGTTTATGTCCTATGGAGTCCTGCTCACGGTAAGAGGTATGTAGGTATGACCTCAAATCTGATCAAGCGATTTGCCTCTCACAACAAGCTCGGAACTAAGGGTTGGACGATTAGATACCGGCCTTGGAAAGTTGTACACGTTGAATTTTATGAAACTAAGAGAGACGCGCTTTTGAGAGAAAAACTACTTAAAACTGGAAAGGGACGTGAGTGGATTGATTCAAACGTTGATTTTAAATGA
- a CDS encoding ABC-F family ATP-binding cassette domain-containing protein: MLNIHDLHVSFGGESLFEEVTFRLNPGNRVGLIGKNGAGKSTLLKVISGDVPHDSGTIAVEKEVSIGFLRQDIDFVQGRTVLEEAYTAFAKARSIETQLDKINQQLAERTDYESESYSQLITDLSDLTHEYEIIGGYHYQGETEKILKGLAFKPEQFDMLTDELSGGWRMRIELAKLLLEKHDILLLDEPTNHLDIDSILWLEGFLQNYPGAVMIVSHDKMFLDNVTNRTIEISLGRIYDYPKPYTKFLALRAEMREQQEATFKNQQKEIERTEKLIQKFKAKASKATMAQSLIKKLDRMDVVEVEQTDNAAMNINFTKSIQPGKIVLELEDVSKFYGDKKVLDNIDLMIERGKRVAFVGQNGMGKSTLAKIIVGDEKGQGNINLGHNVQLGYFAQNQAEYLDGEKTILDTMLDAADDTNRVKVRDMLGSFLFRGDEVEKKVKVLSGGERNRLALCKLLLQPFNVLIMDEPTNHLDIQSKNVLKAALLKFDGTLIVVSHDREFLQGLTELVYEFRDHKIKLYLGDIDYYLNERKAQDMRAIERTSEVAKTIEVKNEEQAPELTYEQQKKRKSLNNRLSKAESRINDLESEIKKLDLELAANYDELAAQDGFFDNYQEKKKELDKWMLKWEEVSEELDQL; encoded by the coding sequence ATGCTCAACATCCATGACCTTCATGTAAGCTTCGGCGGCGAATCTCTTTTTGAGGAGGTAACTTTCCGACTGAACCCTGGAAATCGTGTAGGCTTGATCGGTAAGAATGGTGCCGGTAAATCCACATTACTCAAGGTTATTTCTGGCGATGTTCCACACGACTCGGGTACCATTGCTGTTGAAAAAGAAGTGAGCATCGGTTTTTTGCGGCAGGACATTGATTTTGTACAGGGAAGAACAGTGCTTGAGGAGGCTTATACCGCTTTCGCGAAAGCGAGATCCATAGAAACCCAACTAGACAAGATCAACCAGCAACTTGCGGAAAGAACGGATTATGAAAGTGAATCCTACAGCCAGTTGATCACGGATCTATCTGATCTGACGCATGAATATGAAATCATAGGTGGGTACCACTATCAAGGTGAAACAGAGAAAATTCTGAAAGGTCTGGCATTTAAACCAGAGCAATTTGACATGCTCACCGATGAACTCTCTGGAGGTTGGCGCATGCGTATTGAGCTCGCTAAATTACTACTGGAGAAGCACGATATTTTATTACTGGATGAGCCTACAAATCACCTGGATATAGACTCTATCTTATGGTTGGAAGGCTTTTTACAAAATTACCCAGGAGCAGTGATGATCGTCAGCCACGATAAGATGTTCCTTGATAACGTGACCAATCGTACCATTGAGATCAGCTTGGGACGCATCTACGATTATCCTAAACCTTATACAAAGTTCCTCGCATTGCGTGCTGAAATGAGAGAGCAACAAGAAGCGACTTTCAAAAACCAGCAAAAGGAAATAGAGCGCACAGAAAAACTTATTCAAAAGTTCAAAGCTAAGGCGAGTAAGGCCACCATGGCACAGAGTCTTATCAAGAAACTGGACCGTATGGATGTGGTCGAGGTCGAGCAGACTGATAACGCTGCCATGAACATCAATTTTACCAAATCCATCCAGCCGGGTAAAATTGTTTTAGAGCTGGAAGATGTCAGTAAATTTTATGGTGATAAAAAGGTTCTTGACAATATAGACCTAATGATCGAGCGAGGTAAGCGTGTTGCGTTTGTAGGACAAAACGGTATGGGGAAATCCACGCTCGCTAAAATTATAGTGGGTGATGAAAAGGGTCAGGGAAACATCAACTTAGGGCACAATGTACAATTAGGCTACTTCGCTCAAAACCAGGCAGAGTATCTTGATGGTGAAAAAACGATCTTAGATACCATGCTCGACGCTGCAGATGATACCAATAGGGTGAAGGTGCGCGACATGCTGGGCTCTTTTCTTTTTAGGGGCGATGAAGTTGAGAAAAAGGTGAAGGTGTTGAGTGGAGGCGAGCGCAATCGATTAGCTTTATGTAAGCTCTTGTTACAGCCTTTCAACGTACTGATCATGGATGAGCCTACAAACCACCTGGATATTCAATCTAAAAACGTACTCAAGGCAGCCCTACTCAAATTTGATGGAACCTTGATTGTGGTCAGTCACGACAGGGAATTTTTACAGGGTCTGACGGAGCTCGTTTATGAGTTCAGGGATCATAAGATCAAGCTTTATCTAGGAGATATTGATTATTACCTCAATGAACGTAAAGCTCAAGACATGAGGGCTATTGAAAGAACCAGTGAGGTAGCTAAGACAATAGAGGTTAAAAATGAGGAACAGGCTCCTGAATTGACTTATGAGCAACAAAAGAAGCGTAAGTCCTTAAACAATAGACTCTCAAAAGCTGAATCTAGAATCAACGACCTCGAGTCTGAGATCAAGAAACTTGATCTAGAACTTGCTGCAAATTATGATGAGCTAGCGGCTCAAGATGGCTTTTTTGATAATTATCAAGAAAAAAAGAAGGAGCTGGATAAGTGGATGCTCAAATGGGAAGAAGTATCAGAAGAGTTGGATCAATTGTAG
- a CDS encoding CPXCG motif-containing cysteine-rich protein, with protein sequence MIEHFFMCPHCWQQISMLLDPAYSQTYVEDCEVCCNPIELRVDFEKGEMIAFEAKELGQ encoded by the coding sequence ATGATTGAACATTTCTTCATGTGTCCACATTGCTGGCAACAAATATCCATGCTGCTAGACCCTGCTTATTCACAAACCTATGTGGAAGATTGTGAAGTATGTTGCAACCCGATCGAGTTGCGTGTGGACTTTGAAAAAGGCGAGATGATAGCCTTTGAAGCTAAAGAATTGGGGCAATAA
- a CDS encoding TolC family protein, giving the protein MRRNSRYVMLVFVVLAFAKAYSQQTPLPILSREEAKSLMLQNNYGIQIAENEENIAENNQSLLNSGYLPILQGTAGADIDETDSRTEFGSPNDPADERRDPIVINDAETRTYNAAIALNYTLFDGLGRLYNFKRLKEQYNLSQLQARETIENTTVQLMSVYLEVARLTENLNVLNETLDVSKNRLTRVEYQFDYGQVSKLEVLNAKVDINTDSVNVLNARQQLENTKRDLNVILNRELAVSFAVDTTVTLMNELRLESLLNQVNENNVRLLQTASNVQISDYDIKTARALMLPRVGLTGSYGWNRQENPQGPFFPSNTRQSTSLRIGASLTWDIFDGGLSITGIRNSKIAYENEILFKKQVEQEVDRDVANALGNYRNAVAVFELQEQNVITNTNNFERTEEQFKLGQVNSVEFRQAQINLLNAETSRNLAKYDAKLAEYQLLQFTGQLLNIVL; this is encoded by the coding sequence ATGAGGAGGAATAGTCGCTATGTTATGTTGGTTTTTGTAGTTCTCGCTTTCGCGAAAGCGTACTCTCAACAAACGCCCTTGCCTATTTTGAGCCGTGAAGAAGCTAAAAGTCTCATGCTGCAAAACAATTACGGCATCCAGATCGCCGAAAACGAAGAGAATATTGCAGAAAATAATCAAAGTTTACTCAACTCAGGTTACTTGCCCATCTTGCAGGGAACTGCTGGAGCAGATATTGATGAGACAGACTCTCGTACAGAATTCGGCTCGCCCAATGATCCAGCTGACGAAAGGCGCGATCCCATCGTGATCAACGATGCTGAGACACGTACCTATAATGCCGCCATAGCACTGAATTACACGCTTTTCGACGGATTGGGAAGGTTGTATAATTTTAAGCGTCTTAAAGAGCAATACAACCTAAGCCAACTGCAGGCGCGTGAGACCATTGAAAATACCACGGTACAGCTCATGAGCGTCTATCTGGAAGTTGCCCGGCTGACGGAGAACTTGAATGTACTGAACGAAACGCTAGATGTTTCTAAGAATAGACTCACGAGAGTAGAATATCAGTTTGATTACGGTCAGGTCAGTAAACTAGAGGTTCTCAATGCAAAAGTTGATATCAATACAGATAGCGTAAATGTCCTAAACGCTCGACAGCAACTCGAGAATACTAAACGAGACCTAAATGTTATACTTAATCGAGAACTGGCCGTAAGCTTTGCCGTAGATACGACTGTTACTTTAATGAATGAACTGCGGTTAGAGAGCTTGCTCAATCAGGTAAATGAAAATAACGTGCGTTTGTTGCAAACCGCCAGTAATGTCCAGATTAGTGATTATGATATCAAGACGGCACGAGCACTCATGTTGCCTAGAGTAGGTCTGACAGGGTCTTATGGTTGGAATAGACAGGAGAATCCCCAAGGTCCATTCTTCCCTTCTAATACCCGTCAAAGCACAAGCTTGAGAATAGGAGCGAGTCTGACCTGGGATATTTTTGACGGTGGTTTGAGTATAACGGGTATACGTAACTCAAAAATTGCCTATGAGAATGAAATTCTTTTTAAAAAACAAGTAGAGCAAGAGGTAGATAGAGACGTGGCAAATGCTCTAGGTAATTATCGCAATGCAGTTGCTGTTTTTGAGCTTCAGGAGCAAAATGTGATTACAAACACAAACAACTTTGAGCGTACCGAGGAACAGTTCAAACTAGGTCAGGTAAATAGTGTAGAATTTAGACAAGCACAAATCAATCTTCTGAATGCAGAAACCAGTAGAAACCTTGCAAAGTACGACGCAAAACTTGCAGAATATCAATTATTACAATTTACGGGTCAGCTCTTAAATATAGTGTTATGA
- the porN gene encoding type IX secretion system ring subunit PorN/GldN, with product MRKFLVLSGILLSGILSAQNNLLNAESPEDFYTSTDEEREINNDQPLEYGYIAKRDVLWQRVVWETIDLDERVNFPLLYPLDDRLGDGRRSLYQVLTEAARNDEIKLYGDSYFTQAKTAGEVEGSLSLTRISDRGTEILNENFIVYNDSVPMMDIDTVYNIPDFDQYVEETKINPSDVKSYQIRGVWYFDARQGELRYRLLGIAPMVIDVAAKAGVTADTGAEVALFWVYYPNAREILHDAKAFNSGNSAKPISFDHLLNSRRFNAVITKVDNVYGDREIGEYISDNSMMRLLEAERLKEDIRNFELEMWNN from the coding sequence ATGCGCAAATTTTTAGTTTTATCGGGAATACTTCTTTCAGGAATACTTTCTGCTCAGAATAATCTTCTAAATGCAGAGTCTCCTGAGGATTTTTATACCAGTACAGATGAAGAGAGAGAGATCAACAACGATCAACCTTTAGAGTATGGGTATATCGCTAAACGTGATGTTCTTTGGCAACGAGTTGTTTGGGAAACGATTGACTTGGATGAGCGTGTTAATTTTCCGCTGCTCTATCCTCTTGATGACCGTTTAGGTGATGGTCGTCGTTCATTGTACCAGGTCTTAACCGAAGCTGCTAGAAATGATGAGATAAAACTGTACGGAGATTCTTATTTTACTCAGGCCAAAACTGCTGGCGAGGTAGAAGGTTCATTATCTCTGACCAGAATATCTGATCGTGGAACAGAAATTTTAAATGAAAATTTCATCGTCTACAACGACAGTGTGCCCATGATGGATATTGATACGGTTTACAACATTCCAGATTTTGATCAATATGTTGAGGAGACTAAAATAAATCCAAGTGATGTTAAATCTTATCAGATTCGTGGGGTTTGGTACTTCGATGCTCGTCAGGGTGAATTACGTTATAGACTCTTAGGTATTGCACCTATGGTAATAGACGTGGCTGCTAAGGCTGGTGTTACAGCTGACACAGGTGCTGAAGTTGCTTTATTCTGGGTCTACTACCCAAATGCACGGGAAATTTTACACGATGCCAAAGCTTTTAATTCCGGCAATTCGGCAAAACCTATTTCTTTTGATCATTTGTTAAATTCAAGGCGCTTTAATGCTGTAATCACAAAGGTTGATAACGTATATGGTGATCGAGAGATTGGCGAATATATTAGCGACAATTCTATGATGCGTCTCCTTGAAGCCGAAAGACTGAAAGAGGACATTAGAAATTTTGAATTGGAAATGTGGAATAACTAA
- a CDS encoding ferritin-like domain-containing protein, whose translation METPKTEQKLNAILEKTYDAQKGYANAAENARDEHDPNLARWFAHQGQRRTEYAASLIGEMKNMNLEPKMDSSVKGDLHRGWLNLKLNFTSDEEEAILEECIRGEKAAIEEYNEVLNHSEELPPSIVNVLQAQKDEIQATVNKIKRMEDLADYKNI comes from the coding sequence ATGGAAACACCAAAAACCGAACAGAAACTAAATGCTATCCTAGAAAAAACCTATGACGCGCAAAAAGGTTATGCAAATGCTGCAGAAAATGCAAGAGACGAACACGACCCTAATCTAGCTAGATGGTTTGCCCACCAGGGACAGCGTCGCACGGAATATGCTGCATCATTAATCGGTGAAATGAAAAACATGAACCTAGAACCCAAAATGGACAGCAGCGTGAAAGGAGATTTACATCGTGGCTGGCTGAACTTAAAACTCAACTTTACCAGTGACGAGGAAGAAGCTATTCTCGAAGAATGTATACGAGGTGAAAAGGCAGCTATAGAAGAATACAACGAAGTTCTTAACCATAGCGAAGAGTTACCTCCATCAATAGTTAACGTATTACAAGCCCAGAAAGACGAGATCCAAGCAACTGTTAATAAAATCAAGCGTATGGAAGATCTCGCAGATTATAAGAATATCTGA